Proteins found in one Methylobacter sp. S3L5C genomic segment:
- a CDS encoding metalloregulator ArsR/SmtB family transcription factor, with protein sequence MVDKARPRQQQILKLLLEKKAGLSIDEVATALDISRNAVQQHFIVLERDGYIQPGVLNKTAGRPVRSFILTEAGINSFPKQYAWFSELMLTDMKNEIGSEAFQRYLHRLGSNLSQTLLPQFEGKQTNERIEALLKVMDSLGFDARIITDPDRNEPTIEARNCIYHDLAQKHEEICEFDRTLISSLLDKNIDHVECMAKGGAVCCFKIINK encoded by the coding sequence ATGGTGGATAAAGCCAGACCACGCCAACAGCAAATTTTAAAATTGCTGTTGGAAAAAAAAGCCGGGTTAAGTATTGATGAAGTTGCTACTGCATTGGATATTTCCCGTAACGCGGTACAGCAACATTTTATTGTGTTGGAAAGAGACGGTTACATACAGCCTGGAGTGCTCAATAAGACAGCTGGTCGGCCGGTACGTAGCTTTATTCTGACCGAAGCCGGCATTAACAGTTTTCCAAAGCAATACGCGTGGTTTTCTGAACTCATGCTTACTGATATGAAAAACGAAATAGGGTCTGAAGCTTTTCAGCGTTATCTGCATAGGTTGGGTAGTAATCTGTCACAAACTTTGTTGCCTCAATTTGAAGGAAAACAGACTAATGAGCGGATTGAGGCATTATTGAAAGTGATGGATAGCTTGGGTTTTGATGCGAGGATTATTACCGACCCCGATAGAAATGAGCCCACTATTGAAGCCCGTAACTGTATTTATCATGACCTTGCTCAAAAACACGAAGAAATTTGTGAGTTTGATAGAACATTAATTTCTTCGTTACTGGATAAGAATATTGATCATGTAGAGTGTATGGCAAAAGGTGGTGCTGTTTGTTGCTTTAAAATTATCAACAAATAA
- the nqrF gene encoding NADH:ubiquinone reductase (Na(+)-transporting) subunit F produces the protein MLEILLGIIIFTAFVIALVFVIIGAKSKLVAEGDVEILINNEKKIHVPVGSKLLTALADNGLFVSSACGGGGTCAQCKVVVHSGGGEILPTELTHITKREAAHGERLSCQVSVKHDMSIEVEDEVFGVKKWECTVKSNNNVATFIKELVLQLPEGEEIKYKAGGYIQIECPAHIAKYSDFNVEERFHEDWDKFKIWRYVSEVKQPALRAYSMASYPEEKEIMLNVRIATPPPGAPDSVPPGIMSSYIFSLKPGDKCIISGPYGEFYAKDTEAEMVFVGGGAGMAPMRSHLFDLLRRLKSKRKITFWYGARSKREMFYVEDFDMLARENDNFEWHVALSDPLPNEEWDGYKGFIHNILYEEFIKNHPAPEDCEFYMCGPPIMNTSVINMLIDNGVEPENIMLDDFGG, from the coding sequence ATGCTGGAAATTCTATTAGGGATCATCATTTTCACGGCTTTTGTTATAGCACTGGTATTTGTAATTATCGGCGCTAAAAGCAAATTGGTCGCGGAAGGAGATGTTGAGATCCTGATCAATAATGAAAAGAAAATTCATGTCCCAGTCGGCTCAAAACTGTTAACTGCTTTGGCAGATAATGGTTTATTTGTTTCGTCAGCCTGTGGTGGTGGCGGTACCTGTGCTCAGTGTAAAGTTGTCGTTCATTCAGGTGGCGGTGAGATTTTACCTACTGAACTGACTCATATTACCAAACGCGAAGCCGCTCATGGCGAACGTCTTTCTTGTCAGGTCTCGGTAAAACATGACATGAGCATAGAAGTTGAAGATGAAGTATTTGGTGTTAAAAAATGGGAATGTACTGTTAAGTCAAATAACAACGTTGCGACTTTTATTAAAGAACTGGTACTTCAATTACCTGAAGGCGAAGAAATCAAATATAAGGCAGGCGGTTATATTCAAATTGAATGTCCTGCGCACATTGCCAAATACAGTGATTTTAACGTTGAAGAAAGATTTCATGAGGATTGGGATAAATTCAAGATATGGCGTTATGTTTCTGAAGTGAAACAACCGGCATTACGCGCCTATTCAATGGCAAGTTATCCTGAAGAAAAAGAAATCATGCTGAACGTTCGTATCGCGACACCACCTCCCGGTGCACCCGATAGCGTACCGCCAGGTATCATGTCATCTTATATCTTTAGTTTAAAACCCGGTGACAAATGTATTATTTCAGGACCTTATGGTGAATTCTATGCCAAAGATACTGAAGCAGAAATGGTCTTTGTTGGTGGCGGTGCCGGTATGGCACCTATGCGCTCACACCTTTTTGATCTGTTACGCAGGCTTAAATCCAAACGTAAAATCACTTTCTGGTACGGCGCACGTAGTAAACGTGAAATGTTCTATGTAGAAGATTTTGACATGCTGGCCAGAGAAAATGATAATTTTGAATGGCATGTTGCGTTATCCGATCCACTGCCAAATGAAGAATGGGATGGTTATAAAGGCTTTATTCATAATATTCTTTATGAAGAATTCATTAAAAACCATCCAGCGCCAGAAGATTGTGAGTTCTATATGTGCGGACCTCCAATCATGAATACATCTGTTATCAATATGTTGATTGATAACGGTGTAGAGCCGGAAAACATTATGTTGGATGACTTTGGTGGTTAA
- a CDS encoding group 1 truncated hemoglobin translates to MTDTQNHEEAIVSKTLYDRLGGEPAVNVAVDIFYRKVLNDDRINRFFDDVDMETQAAKQKAFLTMAFGGPHSYTGADMRKGHAHLVKMGLDDSHFDAVVEHLGATLVELNAPQELIAEVVVICETTRNDILGR, encoded by the coding sequence ATGACTGACACACAAAACCATGAGGAAGCAATAGTGAGTAAAACGCTTTATGACAGACTAGGCGGAGAACCGGCAGTTAATGTAGCCGTGGATATTTTTTATCGCAAGGTTCTTAATGACGACCGTATCAACCGTTTTTTCGACGACGTTGACATGGAAACGCAAGCAGCCAAACAAAAAGCTTTTTTAACCATGGCTTTTGGCGGACCACATAGCTATACCGGCGCAGACATGCGCAAAGGTCATGCGCACCTTGTTAAGATGGGCTTGGATGATAGCCATTTCGATGCCGTTGTAGAACATTTAGGCGCTACATTGGTAGAGTTAAATGCACCTCAAGAACTCATCGCTGAAGTCGTGGTAATTTGTGAAACCACACGCAACGATATATTAGGTAGATAA